One genomic segment of Pseudomonadota bacterium includes these proteins:
- a CDS encoding porin family protein, with product MNMKFAALAVLGTFSAVALAPHADAADNGFYLGAGVTRTDFKLSVDGIDGDETLDDSSFKVIAGFRPLDWLAVEANYLDLGKAEFEDGTGVSIDSKALSASALFIAEFGIVDLFGKVGVVKWDSDYRQTDVGTVSDDGVEPMFGAGLGLHFGSIGARLEYELFKTEALDNEVNNDIKTLSLSVTYTFL from the coding sequence ATGAACATGAAGTTCGCCGCGCTCGCCGTGCTCGGCACGTTTTCCGCAGTTGCACTCGCCCCCCATGCCGACGCCGCCGACAACGGCTTCTATCTCGGCGCCGGAGTCACCCGCACCGATTTCAAGCTCAGCGTCGACGGCATCGATGGCGATGAGACCCTCGATGACAGCTCATTCAAGGTGATCGCAGGTTTTCGCCCGCTCGACTGGCTGGCGGTCGAAGCCAACTATCTCGACCTGGGAAAGGCGGAGTTCGAGGATGGCACCGGCGTATCGATCGACTCGAAGGCGCTCAGCGCCTCGGCGCTGTTCATCGCGGAGTTCGGCATCGTCGATCTGTTCGGAAAAGTCGGCGTCGTGAAATGGGATTCGGACTACCGCCAGACCGACGTGGGCACCGTTTCCGATGACGGCGTCGAGCCGATGTTCGGAGCGGGCCTGGGACTGCACTTCGGCAGCATCGGAGCGCGGCTCGAATACGAGTTGTTCAAAACCGAAGCGCTCGACAACGAAGTGAACAACGACATCAAGACGCTTTCGCTCAGCGTCACCTACACCTTTCTGTAG
- the yihA gene encoding ribosome biogenesis GTP-binding protein YihA/YsxC, protein MSQFPNVRFLLSAASEEQFPQDVGAEVAFAGRSNSGKSSAINAIMVRNGLARASKTPGRTRLLNFFEVDEGRRILDLPGYGYAEASPVEKKQWIGLIARLPARQSIRGLFLIVDIRRGLKEGDEQLLDWAHASGWNVHVLLTKADKINQRERAATLKDTQDRIAEGMTAQVFSATDKIGIQAAQKRLDQMLRLPAPNGTP, encoded by the coding sequence ATGAGCCAGTTTCCGAATGTCCGCTTCCTGCTGTCCGCGGCGAGTGAAGAACAGTTTCCGCAGGACGTGGGTGCCGAGGTCGCGTTCGCGGGACGCTCCAATTCCGGCAAATCGAGCGCGATCAACGCGATCATGGTTCGCAATGGATTGGCCCGCGCGAGCAAGACCCCGGGCCGGACGCGGTTGCTGAACTTCTTCGAGGTCGATGAGGGGCGACGCATTCTCGATTTGCCCGGTTATGGATATGCCGAGGCGAGTCCCGTCGAGAAGAAGCAGTGGATCGGGCTCATTGCGCGCTTGCCGGCACGGCAATCCATCCGCGGTCTGTTCCTGATCGTGGATATCCGGCGCGGCCTGAAGGAAGGGGACGAGCAGTTGCTGGACTGGGCACACGCCTCGGGCTGGAACGTGCACGTCCTTTTGACCAAGGCCGACAAGATCAATCAGCGCGAGCGGGCAGCCACGCTCAAGGACACCCAGGACCGGATTGCGGAAGGAATGACTGCCCAGGTCTTTTCGGCGACGGACAAGATCGGCATTCAGGCGGCGCAGAAGCGGCTGGATCAGATGCTCCGGCTTCCGGCTCCGAACGGGACCCCATAA
- a CDS encoding c-type cytochrome, translating to MIESRFSFGVAAAFICATLSFGGVASADDVLKGSADAGSTKAAVCTACHGVNGNSTNPEWPVLAGQNAAYIREQLAAFRTKKRNNPIMQPIVDSLTDQDVADLAAFYSAQTPTGLEADPSYWKAGEALYRSGDLKRNIPACTACHGPAGQGNSGSGYPALRAQHSVYTVKQLQDYLTQNRYRDATDPAKVYQTRNSVMMTTIAARLTPEDIRNVASYLQGLR from the coding sequence ATGATTGAGAGCAGATTTTCCTTTGGCGTAGCCGCGGCGTTCATTTGCGCCACGTTGAGTTTCGGCGGCGTTGCCTCCGCCGACGACGTCCTCAAGGGCTCGGCCGACGCCGGATCCACGAAAGCTGCGGTTTGCACCGCCTGCCACGGCGTCAACGGCAACAGCACGAACCCGGAATGGCCGGTGCTCGCTGGCCAGAACGCCGCCTATATTCGCGAACAGCTCGCGGCGTTCAGGACGAAGAAGCGCAACAACCCGATCATGCAGCCGATCGTCGATTCACTCACCGACCAGGACGTCGCGGATCTTGCCGCGTTCTATTCGGCGCAGACACCGACCGGTCTCGAAGCCGATCCTTCCTACTGGAAAGCGGGCGAGGCGCTGTACCGTTCGGGCGACCTCAAGCGCAACATCCCGGCCTGCACCGCCTGCCATGGACCCGCCGGCCAGGGCAATTCGGGCTCGGGGTATCCGGCACTTCGGGCGCAGCATTCGGTCTACACCGTGAAGCAGCTTCAGGACTACCTGACACAGAATCGCTACCGTGACGCCACCGATCCGGCGAAGGTTTATCAGACGCGCAACAGCGTGATGATGACGACCATCGCGGCGCGGCTGACGCCGGAAGACATCCGCAATGTGGCGTCGTATCTGCAGGGGCTGCGCTAA
- a CDS encoding magnesium transporter CorA family protein — translation MLSAFVAQPQGLARFELRSGAAIPGESIWLDLLEPTPSEEKQVESFLSIDVPTRDEMREIEASNRLYEEDGALYMTATVVTKLDSDLPESTQITFILSAAKLVTNRYVDPLPFRRFIAYAERHPNSCNSPPAVLAGLLESVINRVADVIERVATDLDSASVEVFTASRKKRGAFRDFRKTLERLGQNGELISKARESLVSLGRLLTFVQQSTSVPMSAEVRARFRTLTRDVMAMSDHASFLGTKVSFILDATLGLINIDQNNILKIFSVVTVFLLPPSVIGAIFGMNFSKMPWLHEEWGFWAAMGVMVVSAIGPFVFFKRKGWL, via the coding sequence ATGCTGAGCGCCTTCGTCGCACAACCCCAGGGACTCGCGCGCTTCGAGCTGCGCTCCGGCGCCGCGATTCCGGGCGAATCCATCTGGCTCGATCTGCTCGAGCCCACCCCGAGCGAAGAGAAGCAGGTCGAAAGCTTTCTCAGCATCGATGTCCCGACGCGCGACGAGATGCGCGAGATCGAAGCTTCGAACCGCCTCTACGAAGAAGACGGCGCGCTCTACATGACGGCCACCGTCGTCACCAAACTCGACAGCGATCTGCCCGAGAGCACGCAGATCACGTTCATCCTCTCGGCGGCCAAGCTGGTCACCAACCGCTATGTGGATCCGTTGCCGTTCCGGCGCTTCATCGCATATGCCGAACGCCACCCGAATTCCTGCAATTCGCCGCCGGCGGTGCTGGCCGGCCTGCTGGAGTCCGTCATCAATCGGGTTGCGGACGTCATCGAAAGGGTGGCCACCGATCTGGATTCCGCTTCGGTCGAAGTCTTCACTGCTTCACGCAAGAAGCGCGGCGCCTTCCGCGATTTTCGCAAGACTCTCGAGCGCCTTGGCCAGAACGGCGAACTCATTTCCAAGGCCCGCGAGAGCCTGGTGAGCCTCGGACGCCTCCTGACCTTCGTGCAGCAGAGCACCTCGGTGCCGATGTCGGCGGAAGTGCGGGCCCGGTTTCGCACGCTGACCCGCGACGTGATGGCCATGAGCGATCACGCCTCGTTCCTCGGGACCAAGGTGTCGTTCATCCTCGACGCCACCCTGGGCCTCATCAACATCGACCAGAACAACATCCTCAAGATCTTCTCGGTGGTCACGGTATTCCTGCTGCCGCCGTCGGTCATCGGGGCGATTTTCGGCATGAATTTCTCGAAGATGCCCTGGCTGCACGAGGAATGGGGCTTCTGGGCGGCCATGGGCGTGATGGTGGTGTCCGCCATCGGCCCTTTTGTGTTCTTCAAGCGGAAAGGCTGGCTGTGA
- a CDS encoding accessory factor UbiK family protein, which produces MQGLPPGLVSGASGLREDLESNFRAVLRANLGKLDLAGRDEFDAQRKVLERTRARLEALEKRVAELEAKSPDNTGG; this is translated from the coding sequence ATGCAAGGGCTGCCTCCCGGGCTCGTATCCGGTGCCAGCGGATTGCGCGAGGATCTCGAAAGCAACTTTCGCGCGGTGCTGCGTGCCAACCTGGGCAAGCTGGATCTCGCTGGCCGGGACGAATTCGACGCGCAGCGCAAGGTGCTCGAACGCACGCGCGCGCGGCTCGAGGCGCTCGAAAAGCGGGTGGCCGAACTGGAAGCGAAATCGCCGGACAACACCGGCGGCTGA
- a CDS encoding YifB family Mg chelatase-like AAA ATPase yields the protein MGFARVASRAQLGLSAPRVMVEVHLGGGLPTSNIVGLPATAVKESRDRVRAAIATSGFEFPAGRITVNLSPADLPKEGCRYDLPIALGILLASGQIEFAPDLLDNCEFYGELGLAGELKLIKGVILAAAHAAREARTVVVPAVNLAEARLAAPASAHGAASLAEVCEKLGRRASLDTLPCAAISHADAAGASIGERTLDLADVRGQAQPKRALLIAAAGAHSLLLVGPPGTGKTMLAQRLAGLLPRLDAGAALEVASIASVSGRGFAPRDYGRRPFRAPHHSASASAIIGGGPHARPGEASLAHHGVLFLDELPEFNRAVLESLREPLESGVVAIARAKLQVEYPARFQLIAAMNPCPCGHLGDVSGRCRCAPPEIARYRSRISGPLLDRIDLRVEVPALPSEELLGEGAAPDHAGGTAGCARRVRAARELQQARGGKLNSDLNGVEIQQACGLDRYCRRLLAQARMKLNLSARGIHRVLRVARTIADLQEAEMQTGPRNGSIGPVHLAEALQLRRAIE from the coding sequence ATGGGATTCGCACGCGTGGCCAGCCGCGCGCAACTTGGGCTTTCAGCTCCGCGAGTCATGGTCGAGGTGCACCTGGGCGGTGGCTTGCCGACCTCGAACATCGTCGGGCTCCCGGCGACGGCGGTGAAGGAAAGCAGGGATCGCGTGCGCGCGGCGATTGCGACTTCCGGTTTCGAATTTCCGGCCGGTCGCATCACCGTCAATCTCTCGCCGGCCGATCTGCCGAAGGAGGGGTGCCGATACGACCTGCCGATCGCGCTCGGCATCCTGCTCGCCTCCGGGCAGATCGAGTTCGCGCCCGACCTGCTCGACAACTGTGAGTTCTACGGCGAGCTCGGGCTTGCCGGTGAGCTCAAGCTCATCAAAGGCGTGATCCTGGCCGCGGCGCATGCCGCGCGCGAGGCGCGCACCGTGGTCGTGCCGGCGGTCAATCTCGCCGAGGCCCGCCTCGCGGCGCCCGCAAGCGCGCATGGCGCAGCCAGCCTGGCAGAGGTGTGCGAGAAACTCGGCCGTCGTGCCTCTCTCGACACCTTGCCGTGCGCCGCGATCTCCCATGCGGACGCAGCGGGAGCTTCGATCGGCGAACGAACTCTCGACCTCGCCGACGTGCGCGGGCAAGCGCAGCCCAAGCGTGCGCTGCTGATCGCGGCGGCGGGTGCGCATTCGCTGCTGCTCGTGGGTCCGCCGGGTACCGGCAAGACCATGCTGGCGCAGCGGCTGGCCGGGTTGCTGCCGCGCCTCGATGCCGGCGCGGCGCTCGAGGTCGCGTCCATCGCGTCGGTGAGCGGCCGCGGATTTGCGCCGCGCGACTACGGCCGGCGCCCGTTCCGCGCGCCGCATCACAGCGCCTCGGCCAGCGCCATCATCGGCGGCGGACCGCACGCGCGCCCCGGAGAAGCGAGCCTCGCGCACCACGGCGTGTTGTTCCTCGACGAGCTGCCGGAATTCAATCGCGCGGTGCTCGAATCCCTGCGCGAGCCGCTCGAGTCGGGCGTCGTCGCCATCGCGCGCGCGAAGCTGCAGGTGGAGTATCCGGCGCGCTTCCAGTTGATAGCCGCAATGAACCCCTGTCCCTGCGGCCACCTGGGGGATGTTTCCGGCCGCTGCCGCTGTGCGCCGCCGGAAATAGCGCGCTACCGGTCGCGCATCTCCGGGCCGCTGCTCGACCGCATCGACCTGCGCGTCGAAGTTCCGGCGTTGCCGAGCGAGGAGTTGTTAGGCGAAGGCGCGGCGCCCGATCACGCCGGCGGCACCGCCGGGTGCGCGCGGCGCGTGCGCGCCGCGCGCGAGCTGCAGCAGGCTCGTGGTGGCAAGCTCAACTCGGATTTGAACGGCGTGGAAATCCAGCAGGCCTGCGGGCTCGATCGTTATTGCCGCCGGCTGCTCGCGCAGGCGCGCATGAAGCTGAACCTGTCGGCGCGCGGTATCCATCGTGTGCTGCGCGTGGCACGCACCATTGCCGATCTGCAAGAGGCAGAAATGCAAACGGGGCCGCGGAATGGATCCATCGGCCCCGTGCATCTCGCCGAAGCCCTGCAGCTGCGGCGGGCGATCGAGTAG
- a CDS encoding cytochrome c5 family protein: MSKQDSHFFNNFSLVLGILFAVTLGLFAFARHVGAEHQGKQVTTDPRFIESTEERLQPVAHVAVAGQDNSALKIESAGPPVAAAALPENGTAAYETACVACHGAGIAGAPKVGDKAAWGPRIAQGKETLYNHALHGFNGKTGVMPAKGGRTDWPDDLVKQAVDHIIDLNK, encoded by the coding sequence ATGAGCAAACAAGACTCGCACTTCTTCAACAATTTCAGTCTCGTCCTCGGCATCTTGTTTGCCGTGACCCTGGGGCTGTTCGCCTTTGCCCGTCATGTCGGTGCCGAACACCAGGGCAAGCAGGTCACGACCGATCCGCGCTTCATAGAGAGCACGGAAGAGCGCCTGCAGCCGGTGGCCCACGTGGCCGTAGCCGGGCAGGACAATTCGGCATTGAAGATCGAAAGTGCGGGCCCGCCGGTCGCCGCCGCCGCATTGCCGGAGAACGGCACCGCCGCGTACGAGACTGCCTGCGTCGCCTGCCATGGCGCAGGCATCGCCGGCGCCCCGAAGGTTGGCGACAAGGCCGCCTGGGGTCCGCGCATCGCCCAGGGCAAAGAGACGCTGTACAACCACGCGTTGCATGGCTTCAACGGCAAGACCGGCGTGATGCCCGCCAAGGGTGGCCGCACCGACTGGCCGGACGATCTGGTCAAGCAGGCCGTCGACCACATCATCGACCTGAACAAGTAA
- a CDS encoding thiol:disulfide interchange protein DsbA/DsbL, with amino-acid sequence MTRAYILASALAAAAIASSFSLQACARVAAPAPAAAATAGPAPAPAVNPRAIGDWRLGTNYTLLEEPQPPNVGAGKVEVAEVFWYGCGHCYALDPALESWKAGKPEYVEFVRIPVIWGPPHRQHAKLFYTIQALGRPDLHAKIFDAIHRGGKTLSAQRDEDARALQLEFLKDYGITEKAFNAAYDSMPVATNVQRAEALTQQYFVSGVPTIVVNGKYVTGVGQAGGAPQLLSLINDLAASEKGR; translated from the coding sequence ATGACTCGAGCGTACATTCTCGCCAGCGCGCTCGCGGCCGCCGCCATCGCCAGCTCGTTTTCGCTGCAGGCCTGCGCCCGGGTCGCCGCCCCGGCGCCCGCCGCAGCCGCCACCGCCGGGCCAGCGCCCGCACCGGCTGTCAACCCCCGGGCCATCGGCGACTGGCGCCTCGGAACTAACTACACGCTGCTGGAAGAACCGCAGCCGCCGAACGTCGGCGCCGGCAAGGTCGAGGTCGCCGAAGTCTTCTGGTATGGCTGCGGCCATTGTTATGCGCTCGATCCGGCGCTCGAGAGCTGGAAGGCGGGCAAGCCCGAGTACGTCGAATTCGTGCGCATCCCGGTCATCTGGGGCCCGCCGCATCGTCAACACGCGAAGCTCTTCTACACGATCCAGGCGCTCGGCCGCCCCGACCTGCACGCCAAGATCTTCGACGCCATTCATCGCGGCGGGAAGACGCTGTCCGCGCAGCGTGACGAGGATGCGCGCGCGCTGCAGCTCGAATTCCTGAAGGATTACGGCATCACGGAGAAAGCTTTCAACGCCGCATACGATTCGATGCCGGTCGCGACCAACGTGCAGCGCGCGGAGGCACTGACCCAGCAGTACTTCGTTTCCGGCGTGCCAACCATCGTGGTGAACGGCAAATATGTCACGGGCGTCGGTCAGGCCGGTGGTGCACCCCAGTTGCTTTCGTTGATCAACGACCTGGCGGCCAGCGAGAAGGGTCGCTAG